The sequence GCGCGGAGCAGCGCAACAAAGCAGCCGGATTATTGTTCTGAGGCACCGATAAACGGCTAAACCGAAAAACCGGGAAGCAGTCTGCTATCCGGTTGAATTTCACATGAATGAGGGGAGCAGGGGAGTGTACGCAAAAAAGCAGGGAGTGTACGCAAAAAAGAAGCTGGCTTATCGGCACGGTCGAACCGATAAATCAGCTTCTCTCATTCTTTAAATTATCTTAAAGAGAAGTGGCGCTTTACTCCTACGGAATAAGCAGCCTGATTTCGAAAGATTAGTAACGATTGTTGCGAGCCTGGTAGCAGTCTTTGCAATATACCGGGCGATCACCGGACGGACGGAAAGGTACGTAAGCGATCTTGCCGCATTCTGCGCAAGTAGCTTCGAACATTTCGCGTTGCTGACCCTGACCTTCGCCACCGCGAGTGTTTTTGCGAGCTTTACGGCAGTTGGGGCAACGGCTGGGTTCGTTGGTGAATCCGCGGGAAGCATAGAATTCTTGTTCACCGGCGGTGAATACAAATTCAGCTCCACAGTCACGGCATACCAAAGTTTTGTCTTGATACATTATTTTTTTCCTCCTAACCACTAATGGGTTATAAAATTATTGTTCTGGAGTCTCGTGGCTAAGAGCGGGATTACTATTGAACCGTTTACCTAATCTTTGCCTGCTAGCTCTCTCAGATACGTTCATACTATAACATGTTATCTGTGCATTGTCAAGGATTGTTTTGTTGAAAGAGAAAATAAATTTTCTTTTCGTAATCAAGGGATTAATTGGAGGATTTACGAATAAATTGTGACTTACAAAGGAAGTAACGCAGCGGTGGTGAATATGATAAGAAGGAACAGGAAAGGAGGTGAAAATGTGAAGAAGACAAGAATTGTTATGCGTATTCTGATTGCTCTGGGCGGCGGTTGGGTCGGTTTTCAACTCAGAACTTATTTTCGCTCCATCTGGGTGATGCTGCAATGGGATCAGTGGCTGAGTGTGTATCCCTGGCGATCTGTTGCGATCGATGCAGCCGTTGTTTTTATCTTTGGCCTTATATTTTATTTTATAGCACCCTTGATTTTGAGCGGTATTCAAAAATTGATCCAGTTAGTGGAGAAAATTTTGCAGCGTGTGCCTCTGGAAGATGTGATCATCGGATCCGGTGGTCTGATTGTTGGATTGCTGGTAGCGAATTTAATGGGATTAGCGCTGAACGGGATCCCTGTTTTTGGGAGTGCCCTCGTTTTACTGGTCAATGTCATCCTGGGTTTTCTGGGGCTGCGTTTGGCGCTTTACCAGAAAAATGATGTCATGAAACTGTTTGGTGCGATAAAACGCGATAAAAATGACGTTCCGGCGAGCGGCTCGATTTTAACTGCCTCGATCGGCAGCGGCAAAGCGGGAGAATGCCGGGCAAAACTGCTGGATACCAGTGTGATCATCGACGGCCGCATAGCGGATTTGTGCGCGACCGGATTTTTAGAAGGTCCTCTGGTAGTGCCTCTGTTTGTTTTAACAGAACTGCAACTGTTATCTGATTCTACCGATCCGATTAAGCGGGCGAGAGGCCGGCGTGGTTTTGACATTCTCAATCGGATTCAAAAAGAGATCAACTTCCCGGTCATTATCACAGAAAAGGATTATGAAAACGATAATGCGGTGGACAGCAAATTAATCAAACTTTCTCAGGAAACCGGTTATAAATTATTGACGTTGGATTATAATCTGAATAAGATGAGTGTTCTGCAGCAAGTCCAGGTTTTAAATATCAACGATCTGGCCAATGCGCTGCGCACAATCGTCTTGCCGGGCGAAATGCTGACGGTTACGATTTTAAAAGTCGGGCGGGAAGCCGGCCAGGGCATCGCTTATCTGGATGACGGCACGATGGTGGTGGTTGACGGCGCCAGCCGGATCGTGGGTAAGACGCTGTCGGTCGAAGTGACTACTTCTCTGCAGACTTCAGCGGGCCGCATGATTTTTGCCAAGACAAGAACCAACAATTAGAGCAATGCTTTTTTGGAGAGGGTGAGACATCATGGAAACCATTTGGCGGATCGGCTGCGGTTTTGACGTGCACTGCTATCAGCCCGGGCGGGATATGATGCTTTGCGGTATCAAGATACCCTGCGAGCTGGGGCTTTGGGGTCATTCCGATGCCGATGCCCCTCTGCATGCCTTGTGCGATGCGTTACTCGGCGCTGCCGGTCTGGGTGATATCGGTGTTCATTTCCCCGATAACGATGCTTCGTTGCTCAATATTGACAGCGCACTGCTGGTGCGGCGCGTTATGGCTATGATCCGGGAAAAAGGGTATCGGGTGGGCAATGCCGATCTGACCATCATCGCTCAAATGCCGAAAATCGCGCCTTACCGGGAAGCCATGCGATGTCGGGTGGCAGAGCTTTTGCAGGTATCGCTGTCGGAAGTGAACATCAAGGCCACCACGACGGAAGGTCTCGGTTTTACCGGGCGCAAAGAAGGACTGGCGGCGGAAGCCGTAGTCCTCTTAAAAAGGAGTGTAGCGAACAATGGAGTTGATGGTTTATAACAGCCTGACTCGCCAAAAAGAATTATTTCAACCGGTGCAGGCGGGAAAGGTTTCTATTTATACCTGCGGGCTGACGGTACAGGATTATTGTCATCTTGGTCATGCCCGCATGGATATTGTCTGGGATACGATCAAGAATATTTTACGGCATATGGGATATCAAGTCTATCATGTACAGAATTTTACGGATGTTAATGAAAAAATTGCGGCAAAAGCCATCTCGGAAGGCCGGGATCCGCTGGAATTGGCACAGTTTTATATTGACGCTTATTTTACCGATATGAAGGGTTTAGAGGTGGCGGGAGCGGATCTCTATTGCCGGGTAACGGAGAATATGGATGCGATTATCGCCATGATTCAGGTTTTGCTAGACAAAGGACATGCTTATGCTAAAAACGGCAATGTATATTTCCGAGTGGAGAGCGATCCTGCCTATGGTGTGCTGACCGGCCGTAAGATTGAAGAAATGCAGGCCGGCGCCCGCCTGGAAGTCGAAACAAGGAAAGAAAATCCGGGTGATTTTGCGCTTTGGACAGTCGCTCAGCCGGGTGAACCGACTTGGAACAGTCCCTGGGGTGTCGGTACTCCCGGCTGGCATATCGAGTGTTCGGCGATGTCCTGCAAATATCTGGGCAATCCTTACGATATGCATGGCGGCGGGATTGATATTATTTTTCCGCATCATGAAAATGAATTGGCGCAAAGCCGCTGCGCCTGCGGTGAGGAATATGCCCACTATTGGCTGCACCACGGTATGCTGACTCTGCCGGGCGGCGAGAAAATGTCGAAGTCTTTGCACAATTTCTTCCGGGTCAAAGATTTACTGGTTCAGATACCGGCTTATGTTTTGCGCTTTTTTATTCTTTCCGCGCATTATCGTTCCCCGTTGGCATTTTCACCGGAATTGCTGGAACAAAGCAAGGTTGCTTTGGATCGCCTGGTCAATACAGTCAATCGCCTGCGCAGTTGGCAGCCGTCGCAAAATAGCGAAGATCCCGTTTTGCTGCAGCAGTTATCCGAGGCAAAGCTGGCTTCGGAAGCCGCTTTATATGATGATTTCAATACAGCCGGCGCGATCGCCGTACTTTTTGAACTGAATAAGCAAGTAAATCAGGCGATGGCAAACAGCCGGATCAGCCAGCAAACCGCCGCTGCGCTTGTGGCTTTTTATCTGGAACGAGCGGAATTGCTGGGATTTGCCTCCGCCTTTGCGCCCAAAGCAGAAGATACCGAT comes from Negativicutes bacterium and encodes:
- the ispF gene encoding 2-C-methyl-D-erythritol 2,4-cyclodiphosphate synthase — encoded protein: MWRIGCGFDVHCYQPGRDMMLCGIKIPCELGLWGHSDADAPLHALCDALLGAAGLGDIGVHFPDNDASLLNIDSALLVRRVMAMIREKGYRVGNADLTIIAQMPKIAPYREAMRCRVAELLQVSLSEVNIKATTTEGLGFTGRKEGLAAEAVVLLKRSVANNGVDGL
- a CDS encoding TRAM domain-containing protein; its protein translation is MKKTRIVMRILIALGGGWVGFQLRTYFRSIWVMLQWDQWLSVYPWRSVAIDAAVVFIFGLIFYFIAPLILSGIQKLIQLVEKILQRVPLEDVIIGSGGLIVGLLVANLMGLALNGIPVFGSALVLLVNVILGFLGLRLALYQKNDVMKLFGAIKRDKNDVPASGSILTASIGSGKAGECRAKLLDTSVIIDGRIADLCATGFLEGPLVVPLFVLTELQLLSDSTDPIKRARGRRGFDILNRIQKEINFPVIITEKDYENDNAVDSKLIKLSQETGYKLLTLDYNLNKMSVLQQVQVLNINDLANALRTIVLPGEMLTVTILKVGREAGQGIAYLDDGTMVVVDGASRIVGKTLSVEVTTSLQTSAGRMIFAKTRTNN
- the cysS gene encoding cysteine--tRNA ligase; this encodes MELMVYNSLTRQKELFQPVQAGKVSIYTCGLTVQDYCHLGHARMDIVWDTIKNILRHMGYQVYHVQNFTDVNEKIAAKAISEGRDPLELAQFYIDAYFTDMKGLEVAGADLYCRVTENMDAIIAMIQVLLDKGHAYAKNGNVYFRVESDPAYGVLTGRKIEEMQAGARLEVETRKENPGDFALWTVAQPGEPTWNSPWGVGTPGWHIECSAMSCKYLGNPYDMHGGGIDIIFPHHENELAQSRCACGEEYAHYWLHHGMLTLPGGEKMSKSLHNFFRVKDLLVQIPAYVLRFFILSAHYRSPLAFSPELLEQSKVALDRLVNTVNRLRSWQPSQNSEDPVLLQQLSEAKLASEAALYDDFNTAGAIAVLFELNKQVNQAMANSRISQQTAAALVAFYLERAELLGFASAFAPKAEDTDSQFNKEVESLLEQRQNARKQKDWVTADLIRGKLDAMGVALRDTPQGVQWQRKS
- a CDS encoding zinc-ribbon domain containing protein; amino-acid sequence: MYQDKTLVCRDCGAEFVFTAGEQEFYASRGFTNEPSRCPNCRKARKNTRGGEGQGQQREMFEATCAECGKIAYVPFRPSGDRPVYCKDCYQARNNRY